A stretch of Carnobacterium iners DNA encodes these proteins:
- the fliR gene encoding flagellar biosynthetic protein FliR has translation MIEWITGLQVQTSLLILMRISAFFMISPGFSMKGLPNLVKIGLSAGLTIAAYPVTQALSSQVTMQVFAVLAIKEVLLGLAIGFITKLIFSAIEMAGNFVDFQVGFQMGAVFDPALGVSSSYYGKIYYWMSICIFFITDLHHLVLKTVIKTFQSVPIESTNLGGFGVEGMVKLYSIVFEAAINLAAPLTIVALFTEVVLGLISRTVPQINVLILGMPLKIIVSFIFILLLLPMISSNIQDILPMMTKYINEFIQSLPTA, from the coding sequence GTGATCGAGTGGATTACGGGTCTTCAAGTTCAAACGTCACTTTTAATTCTAATGAGAATATCAGCCTTTTTCATGATTAGTCCAGGGTTTTCTATGAAAGGACTGCCTAATTTAGTTAAAATTGGTTTATCTGCTGGATTAACAATCGCAGCTTATCCAGTAACTCAAGCTTTATCATCACAAGTAACCATGCAGGTTTTTGCAGTTTTGGCAATAAAAGAAGTCTTATTGGGATTAGCTATTGGTTTTATTACAAAGTTAATCTTCTCCGCAATTGAGATGGCTGGTAACTTTGTCGATTTCCAAGTTGGTTTTCAAATGGGAGCTGTATTTGACCCAGCATTAGGTGTGAGCTCTTCCTATTACGGGAAAATTTATTACTGGATGTCGATTTGTATTTTCTTTATAACAGATTTACATCACTTAGTATTAAAAACCGTCATAAAAACATTCCAGTCTGTTCCAATAGAAAGTACAAATTTAGGTGGGTTCGGCGTTGAAGGAATGGTAAAATTGTATTCAATCGTTTTTGAAGCAGCCATCAATTTGGCTGCTCCGTTAACGATTGTGGCATTGTTTACCGAGGTAGTATTGGGATTGATTTCGCGAACGGTTCCCCAAATCAATGTGTTGATTTTAGGAATGCCATTGAAAATTATTGTGAGTTTCATTTTTATTTTATTATTATTACCAATGATATCAAGCAATATTCAAGATATATTGCCTATGATGACGAAATACATCAATGAATTTATCCAGTCGTTGCCGACAGCGTGA
- the flhB gene encoding flagellar biosynthesis protein FlhB yields MAEKDGKTEKPSPKKFKDARKKGEIAKSQDLTSAITFIVFTGASAFLGPYILKQGFLYLRVYLSEGLLVSGMENSLGNIGMKAIMFTLVLAGPFLAIGFIASLLASMLQTGFLFTTTAIKFDIKKINPVSGFKNMFSKKTLFALLKNIMKLGLVFWMSYLMISSSINHVINSSNVGTEKLFFLVMELVKSLGVQLGIVLLVLGIADYLYQIYDYRNGLKMSKQELKDEYKESEGDPQIKGKRKQFHRQMTSGSLMDVETATAVITNPTHLAIAIRYEKGKDEVPIIVAKGADHQAAKIRERAKESNVPIIENKPVARAMYKSIEVGQPVPVDMYQAIAEILALVYQMEQMNKRKI; encoded by the coding sequence ATGGCAGAAAAAGATGGCAAAACAGAAAAACCCAGTCCTAAGAAGTTTAAAGACGCAAGAAAAAAAGGGGAAATTGCTAAAAGCCAAGATTTAACTTCTGCTATCACCTTTATCGTTTTTACCGGTGCTTCGGCATTTTTAGGACCATACATATTAAAGCAAGGATTTTTATACTTAAGAGTTTACTTATCAGAAGGACTGTTAGTCTCTGGAATGGAAAACAGTTTAGGCAACATCGGTATGAAAGCCATTATGTTTACTCTCGTATTAGCGGGGCCTTTTCTGGCTATTGGTTTTATTGCATCACTGTTAGCAAGCATGCTACAAACAGGTTTTCTATTTACAACTACGGCTATAAAATTTGATATTAAAAAAATAAATCCAGTTAGTGGATTTAAGAACATGTTTAGTAAAAAAACACTGTTTGCTTTGTTAAAAAATATTATGAAGCTTGGTTTAGTTTTTTGGATGTCATACTTGATGATTTCATCTTCGATAAACCACGTGATAAACTCAAGTAATGTTGGTACTGAGAAATTATTCTTCTTAGTTATGGAATTAGTTAAAAGCTTAGGTGTCCAATTAGGAATAGTATTGTTGGTATTAGGTATCGCAGATTACCTTTACCAAATCTATGATTACCGCAATGGGTTGAAGATGTCTAAACAAGAATTAAAAGATGAGTACAAGGAAAGTGAAGGAGATCCACAGATTAAAGGTAAGCGTAAGCAATTCCACAGACAGATGACCAGTGGTTCATTGATGGATGTGGAAACAGCGACAGCGGTCATCACAAACCCGACTCACCTGGCCATCGCTATTCGTTACGAAAAAGGAAAAGATGAAGTACCGATTATTGTTGCTAAAGGAGCCGACCATCAAGCAGCTAAAATTAGAGAACGAGCAAAAGAATCGAATGTTCCTATTATAGAAAATAAACCAGTTGCTAGGGCGATGTATAAATCGATTGAAGTGGGACAGCCTGTTCCAGTAGATATGTATCAAGCGATTGCTGAAATTTTAGCCTTGGTTTATCAAATGGAACAAATGAATAAACGCAAAATTTAA
- a CDS encoding sigma-70 family RNA polymerase sigma factor: MYYENNREKEIIKYLPLVEKVVNGLKIKRSEYDHNDLYNIGVIGLMDALEKFDKSKKVPFEGYAYIRIKGTIIDEVRKTAPVSRTRMTRLNEYYRAKENLEKSMMRTPTEIEVCQELAITEKQLSKIHETVHQLASVSLEKAMFSDDGNENELINFLEDKQVEDTQDILTNKERQGLLTEHITQLSEREQIVLNMYYVDELSLKEIAYVFDISVPRVSQIHGKIIVKLRESMRREYDD, encoded by the coding sequence ATGTATTATGAAAACAATCGGGAAAAAGAAATCATAAAATACCTGCCCTTAGTGGAAAAGGTGGTAAATGGGCTGAAAATTAAACGCAGTGAGTATGATCATAATGATTTGTACAATATCGGTGTGATTGGTTTAATGGATGCTCTTGAAAAGTTTGATAAATCAAAAAAAGTGCCTTTTGAAGGCTATGCTTACATCAGAATCAAAGGAACGATTATTGATGAAGTCAGAAAAACAGCACCTGTTTCAAGAACACGCATGACTCGCTTAAATGAATATTACCGTGCGAAAGAAAATCTTGAGAAATCAATGATGCGAACGCCGACAGAAATAGAAGTTTGTCAGGAATTGGCTATTACTGAAAAGCAGTTATCTAAAATACATGAAACCGTTCATCAGCTAGCTTCTGTTTCTTTAGAAAAAGCTATGTTTAGTGATGATGGCAATGAAAATGAATTGATTAATTTTTTAGAAGATAAACAAGTAGAAGATACCCAGGATATTCTTACCAACAAAGAGCGTCAAGGATTGTTAACAGAACATATCACTCAGTTATCTGAGAGAGAACAAATTGTTTTGAATATGTACTATGTTGATGAACTATCTTTAAAAGAAATTGCGTACGTTTTTGATATATCTGTGCCACGTGTTTCACAAATTCATGGAAAAATAATAGTGAAACTAAGAGAGTCGATGAGGAGAGAATACGATGATTAG
- the flhA gene encoding flagellar biosynthesis protein FlhA: MLTAFTGKFGKLTESLDVLIAFFVVAILGMIIIPLPSFLLDFMLVVNIALSITILLLTLFSKSVLEFSTFPTLLLITTMFRLALNISSTRLILTVGEAGSVIDTFANFVAGNNIVVGAVIFIIIVIIQLMVVTNGASRVSEVSARFTLDAMPGKQMSIDADLNSGLIDEDTAKKRRSDLERETQFFGAMDGASKFVKGDAIAGIIITVINLIGGIVIHTVQSDMGFLEALNQFGKLTIGDGLVSQIPSLLISVASGILVTRSGSSTGFGTVVGKELFSSPKVMMMLASILILFAIIPGFPTLPFLVLGLAAGVSGYLTMENEKKQQAEDKTDEMKSQTALRTRQEKNEEESITSFQVDPISVEIGYGLIPIADETKDNNLMDHISIIRKQSSHELGILLSPIRIRDNLQLKANDYLIKIKGNTVAKGELFLDKFLIVDPGETDFDFDGILTKEPAFGLDAMWVNESDKEAADLRGYTVVEPLTVLVTHLKETLYKSSYELLGRQEVKQLLEGIKDKYGVVIDELIPDILRLGEVQKVLQNLLKENIPINDLVTILETLADYGNTTKEAELLTEYVRQSLSRTVVKPHLDDNGVLQVVTILPDTEEMISRSIQKSSAGSIPVLQPEMVTKLFDSITATHNQLVMRGVPHVLLSSPKIRPALKNLISYNFPDLAVLSLNEVPNDVVIESVGMIES, encoded by the coding sequence ATGTTAACTGCTTTTACGGGAAAATTTGGAAAACTAACAGAATCATTAGATGTCTTAATAGCCTTTTTTGTAGTCGCTATTTTAGGAATGATTATTATTCCACTGCCATCTTTTTTATTGGATTTTATGTTGGTTGTCAATATTGCATTATCCATTACTATATTACTATTGACTCTTTTTTCTAAAAGCGTATTAGAGTTTTCAACCTTTCCAACCTTATTACTAATCACCACCATGTTCAGGTTAGCACTAAATATTTCTTCTACTCGACTAATCCTAACAGTCGGTGAAGCTGGATCGGTTATTGATACCTTTGCCAATTTCGTAGCAGGAAACAATATTGTAGTCGGAGCAGTTATCTTTATCATCATTGTTATCATTCAATTGATGGTTGTTACAAATGGTGCAAGTCGTGTATCAGAAGTATCGGCGCGTTTTACGTTAGATGCCATGCCAGGAAAACAAATGTCCATTGATGCCGATTTAAACTCAGGTTTAATTGACGAAGATACGGCTAAAAAAAGACGGTCAGATTTAGAACGAGAAACACAGTTTTTCGGAGCAATGGACGGAGCGAGTAAGTTTGTTAAGGGTGATGCCATAGCTGGTATCATTATTACAGTGATCAACTTAATCGGTGGAATTGTCATTCATACTGTCCAAAGTGATATGGGTTTTTTGGAAGCATTGAACCAATTTGGAAAACTAACAATTGGTGATGGACTAGTAAGTCAGATTCCTTCCTTATTAATTTCAGTTGCTTCTGGTATTTTAGTAACACGTTCAGGAAGCAGTACAGGTTTTGGTACTGTAGTAGGTAAAGAGCTGTTTAGTTCACCTAAAGTGATGATGATGTTGGCCTCTATTTTAATATTATTTGCTATCATACCTGGTTTTCCTACCCTTCCATTTTTAGTGTTGGGTTTAGCAGCAGGTGTTAGTGGTTACTTGACTATGGAGAATGAAAAAAAGCAACAAGCAGAAGATAAAACAGATGAAATGAAAAGCCAAACAGCCTTACGTACAAGGCAAGAAAAAAATGAAGAAGAGTCCATCACTTCGTTTCAAGTTGATCCGATTTCAGTTGAGATTGGTTATGGTTTGATTCCGATTGCAGATGAGACAAAGGACAATAACTTGATGGATCACATTTCCATTATTCGCAAACAAAGTTCTCACGAGCTAGGGATTCTCCTTAGTCCGATTCGTATTCGTGATAATCTGCAGCTAAAAGCAAACGATTATCTCATCAAAATAAAAGGAAACACAGTAGCAAAAGGAGAACTTTTCTTAGATAAATTCTTAATTGTCGATCCGGGTGAAACGGATTTTGATTTTGATGGTATTTTAACAAAAGAACCAGCATTTGGTTTAGATGCGATGTGGGTAAACGAATCAGATAAAGAAGCCGCAGATTTAAGAGGATATACGGTTGTTGAACCCTTAACTGTTTTAGTTACGCACTTAAAAGAAACGCTTTATAAATCAAGTTACGAATTATTGGGTAGACAAGAAGTCAAACAACTTTTAGAAGGCATTAAAGATAAATACGGTGTTGTGATTGATGAATTAATTCCAGATATTTTACGACTAGGCGAAGTTCAAAAAGTGCTGCAGAATTTATTAAAAGAAAATATCCCTATCAACGATTTAGTGACCATCTTAGAAACATTAGCAGATTATGGGAATACAACAAAAGAAGCAGAGTTGCTAACAGAGTATGTGCGCCAATCATTGAGTAGAACAGTAGTTAAGCCACACTTAGATGATAATGGAGTATTGCAAGTTGTGACGATACTGCCAGATACAGAAGAAATGATTAGTCGAAGCATTCAAAAATCTTCCGCCGGTTCAATTCCAGTTCTTCAGCCAGAAATGGTGACAAAACTGTTTGACAGTATCACAGCGACTCATAATCAATTGGTTATGAGAGGGGTTCCGCATGTTTTATTGTCTTCACCTAAAATTAGGCCCGCTTTGAAAAATCTGATTTCATACAATTTTCCTGATTTAGCAGTGTTATCGTTAAATGAAGTTCCTAATGATGTAGTGATTGAAAGCGTTGGAATGATAGAAAGTTAA